One stretch of Anopheles merus strain MAF unplaced genomic scaffold, AmerM5.1 LNR4000368, whole genome shotgun sequence DNA includes these proteins:
- the LOC121602231 gene encoding LOW QUALITY PROTEIN: collagen alpha-1(XI) chain-like (The sequence of the model RefSeq protein was modified relative to this genomic sequence to represent the inferred CDS: inserted 1 base in 1 codon), with protein sequence ITAACVCARSGIFRSVPRRYRGHAADASTVRQRVLSTAPGAKEATHDEHPKLAVWFAAGAIVTVAPVDRGRFASGLVAYAAAEPRTDGLVDMIEQFGMPTLPSGVSPTTGMCNGSRNQYQPHPEPAYSMNQDTVLSIPTIESFPDGFPLDFSLLVTLRASPNLERAPLFAVYSSDSDEILMLMVGRDVALYYYDGNPEDDEQDQYQNMVSFGVSIDDGRWHRLGVSVKGNSVTLILDCGTQITRPLNRRPGVQLVTDGLILTGVQLNEENGFFTGDLQLFMIANTPDEAYNICTKYAPDCLGGSGGASTSSGGSSGSSSTVTRTVTIQSTRTVSNGTVGGSASRTQSSSSSSSSSSSSASGRASSQASGASIRDQVLRESVSVAGGSGSSAGNSRSKQASAAAASSGGSGRDFVDLYGDGEGLEVIGDDDDYYNNLEFGGDLSRVNTAETGARNRTAAASPGAYDQLRPGVLPLPDPEYDASAGGDPRLSGAGGPTGSPRDGTENRTRTEPGNGYGPEFEEEEDRSVGFPAQSTVTIVGGVKTIRGPRGPPGEPGPKGDPGRDGLNGQSGPPGPPGHVFMMPLTSAGNEKGPDSQAEALRQMLSQHMTAMRGADGPMGLTGVPGSVGPPGPEGAKGEPGDVGEPGPIGPRGGVGAKGREGRRGRSGRDGERGATGLQGVKGEQGPIGLPGFPGEKGERGRQGASGEKGSQXHDGAQGEDGPPGLPGMPGELGPRGFTGPRGFPGPSGNPGLPGSEGIPGSKGNPGPQGQPGAPGQTGSTGPVGPPGPQGNLGPPGIPGPHGKPGLPGLPGADGPPGRDGNPGIAGPKGDVGPQGVQGPIGFPGNRGPKGDDGERGSAGDKGEKGEQGHDGDKGDMGTPGERGHPGVTGAPGSEGPEGPKGFEGPRGETGMMGLTGDKGKQGVQGFPGYPGPPGDKGDKGSFGMAGLPGEKGERGNTGLQGERGEVGPRGFRGPRGRRGADGATGPKGDTGQPGSPGAQGEIGMQGPEGPRGFIGLPGPPGNNGKDGPPGASGERGPPGENGNPGPIGAPGVVGPQGPTGEPGPVGEPGIPGLPGLPGEPGVPGDTGKEGQSGPPGPPGKNGPQGGQGLPGFPGERGMMGMPGLPGLKGELGLPGLPGPIGDKGQPGEPGKEGPPGAEGRPGPPGPPGPGGAKGERGEQGLVGPVGRDGLPGQRGLAGPPGPVGPPGEDGDKGDMGPPGEKGFKGAQGEAGPVGSPGSQGSRGEPGAVGPQGEKGPPGEIGRTGPKGEDGPTGLPGSPGPAGPQGMPGPPGMKGGRGDDGPPGSIGPAGPPGEPGRRGPRGAEGGPGAPGSPGPQGIAGEPGTQGPPGPIGPEGKEGEKGSIGPKGEEGKSGPPGPPGKRGQPGLEGPKGVAGPPGFPGNPGEPGLVGPKGDVGKDGDDGKQGEPGLPGEPGPPGPAGEIGPPGKLGPEGPAGLQGTTGLAGEKGDRGLPGPQGNQGLTGPQGMPGPQGPPGLRGSPGPSGEIGPVGKPGESGAPGKAGEVGTKGPKGDRGRRGLKGHRGELGLVGLKGDAGEKGDKGVRGLPGPEGSKGEPGPVGPLGLKGNDGPQGPPGNDGPLGPKGTEGVAGLRGEPGPPGPPGPPGPPADAPLIPPELLFRMNEFTMTKGEDRQKREAGDGAATELDDELLEVDDFDEEILKVEPRKKSKKKKTKSKASDLGPKFLDMYSSIYSMRQELDRIRKPVGTRENPARTCRDLHHGHPQFKDGWYWIDPNLGMGDDAVYVFCNMTAAGETCVFPDIHSSQMPTIPWRKENDKTDWYSNLRGGFRISYETVGTVQMTFLRLLSQEAYQNFTYACMNSVAWYSTKDESYDNAIRFLGENEIDIGYDNSKIKPTVLVDGCKTGRSKSETVFEVRTPKLQYLPIIDFYPVDYGLPQQAFGFQVGPVCFK encoded by the exons GGGATGTGGCCCTGTACTACTACGACGGCAATCCGGAGGATGACGAGCAGGACCAGTACCAGAACATGGTCAGCTTCGGTGTGAGCATCGACGACGGACGGTGGCACCGGTTGGGCGTGAGCGTGAAGGGTAACTCGGTTACGCTGATCCTGGACTGTGGTACACAGATTACGCGTCCGCTGAACCGAAGGCCTGGAGTGCAGCTGGTGACCGATGGGCTCATCCTGACTGGGGTGCAGCTGAACGAGGAGAATGGATTCTTTACG GGTGATCTCCAACTCTTCATGATCGCAAACACACCGGATGAGGCGTACAACATCTGCACCAAATATGCTCCAGATTGTCTGGGAGGATCCGGTGGAGCTTCAACATCTTCCGGTGGGTCTTCGGGATCTTCCTCCACAGTAACACGCACCGTCACGATACAAAGCACACGGACGGTATCGAACGGTACTGTAGGTGGATCAGCAAGTCGTACCCAGAGTAGCAGCAGTTCCAGCTCTAGCTCTAGTTCTAGTGCTAGTGGAAGGGCTTCCTCACAAGCGAGTGGTGCCAGCATTCGTGATCAGGTACTGCGAGAGTCAGTATCCGTTGCAGGTGGAAGTGGTAGTAGTGCAGGAAATTCGCGATCGAAACAGGCATCGGCTGCAGCCGCTAGTTCGGGAGGTTCCGGAAGAGACTTCGTTGATCTGTACGGTGATGGCGAAGGCTTGGAAGTAATTGGAGATGATGATGACTACTACAACAATCTGGAGTTTGGTGGCGATCTGAGTCGAGTGAATACTGCTGAGACTGGTGCACGAAATCGAACTGCTGCCGCTAGTCCAGGAGCGTACGATCAGCTGCGTCCTGGAGTGCTTCCTCTGCCCGATCCAGAGTACGATGCTTCCGCCGGAGGAGATCCAAGATTGAGTGGTGCTGGAGGTCCAACTGGAAGTCCTCGCGATGGTACGGAGAACCGTACCAGGACAGAACCTGGCAATGGTTATGGTCCAGAGTTTGAGGAAGAAGAG gACCGATCAGTTGGATTTCCTGCCCAATCTACCGTTACCATCGTGGGAGGTGTGAAGACCATTCGAGGACCTCGTGGACCACCGGGAGAACCTGGTCCGAAAGGTGATCCGGGTCGCGATGGATTGAACGGACAATCAGGACCTCCGGGACCACCGGGCCATGTGTTCATGATGCCACTGACCTCAGCCGGCAATGAAAAGGGTCCAGACTCGCAGGCAGAAGCACTAAGACAGATGCTGTCCCAGCATATGACGGCGATGCGCGGTGCCGACGGTCCAATGGGTTTGACCGGAGTGCCAGGGTCAGTAGGGCCTCCGGGGCCTGAGGGTGCCAAAGGAGAACCGGGCGATGTTGGTGAACCG GGACCGATTGGACCTCGCGGAGGTGTCGGAGCAAAAGGACGCGAGGGACGTCGTGGCCGATCCGGACGAGACGGCGAACGAGGAGCAACCGGGCTGCAGGGTGTCAAGGGCGAGCAAGGCCCTATCGGACTCCCCGGCTTCCCGGGCGAGAAAGGTGAACGGGGTCGACAGGGTGCGTCCGGAGAGAAGGGAAGCC GACACGATGGCGCACAAGGCGAAGACGGTCCGCCAGGATTGCCCGGTATGCCGGGTGAACTAGGACCGCGTGGATTCACAGGTCCACGTGGATTTCCCGGCCCATCGGGGAATCCCGGTCTTCCCGGGTCTGAAGGTATTCCAGGCTCCAAAGGAAACCCAGGCCCCCAGGGTCAACCGGGTGCACCAGGTCAAACAGGTTCTACCGGCCCGGTAGGTCCACCGGGACCGCAAGGAAATCTTGGACCACCGGGCATTCCCGGTCCACATGGAAAACCGGGCCTGCCCGGACTTCCCGGAGCTGATGGTCCACCCGGTCGTGACGGTAATCCAGGTATCGCCGGACCGAAAGGTGATGTAGGACCACAGGGCGTTCAGGGTCCGATAGGATTCCCGGGCAACCGGGGGCCGAAGGGTGACGATGGTGAACGAGGCTCTGCCGGTGATAAGGGCGAAAAAGGTGAGCAGGGACACGATGGCGATAAGGGCGATATGGGAACGCCGGGTGAACGAGGCCATCCTGGAGTGACGGGAGCACCGGGATCGGAAGGACCCGAGGGACCGAAAGGTTTCGAGGGACCGCGCGGTGAGACGGGCATGATGGGACTGACCGGCGACAAGGGCAAGCAGGGCGTGCAGGGTTTCCCGGGCTATCCAGGACCGCCGGGCGACAAGGGCGATAAGGGTTCGTTCGGGATGGCCGGCCTGCCAGGTGAAAAGGGCGAACGG GGCAATACAGGACTTCAAGGCGAACGTGGCGAAGTTGGACCAAGA GGTTTCCGAGGACCCCGCGGAAGACGCGGTGCTGATGGAGCTACCGGCCCCAAAGGTGACACCGGTCAGCCAGGCTCACCGGGCGCACAGGGAGAAATCGGCATGCAAGGACCGGAAGGACCGCGTGGCTTTATCGGACTTCCAGGGCCACCGGGCAATAATGGCAAGGATGGACCCCCGGGAGCTTCGGGCGAACGAGGACCACCG GGTGAAAACGGAAATCCAGGCCCCATCGGTGCTCCCGGTGTTGTAGGGCCGCAAGGACCGACGGGTGAGCCAGGACCGGTAGGAGAACCGGGTATACCAGGATTGCCAGGGCTTCCAGGCGAACCGGGCGTACCAGGCGACACTGGCAAGGAAGGACAGTCCGGACCACCTGGACCTCCTGGCAAGAATGGCCCACAGGGAGGTCAGGGTCTGCCAGGATTCCCGGGCGAACGAGGCATGATGGGAATGCCGGGACTTCCCGGTCTAAAGGGAGAGCTCGGACTACCCGGACTGCCGGGGCCAATCGGGGACAAGGGCCAACCCGGAGAGCCCGGTAAGGAAGGTCCTCCCGGAGCGGAAGGACGTCCAGGACCGCCCGGACCACCGGGTCCAGGAGGAGCAAAGGGTGAGCGGGGTGAGCAGGGACTGGTTGGACCGGTCGGACGAGACGGTTTGCCCGGACAGCGTGGTTTAGCTGGACCGCCTGGCCCTGTGGGACCACCGGGCGAGGACGGCGACAAGGGTGACATGGGCCCGCCGGGCGAGAAGGGTTTCAAGGGTGCCCAAGGTGAAGCG GGACCCGTTGGTTCGCCCGGATCACAAGGAAGTCGAGGAGAACCGGGAGCCGTTGGACCACAAGGCGAAAAGGGACCTCCAGGAGAGATTGGACGCACTGGACCGAAGGGTGAGGATGGACCGACCGGGTTGCCTGGATCACCAGGACCAGCGGGGCCACAGGGCATGCCTGGACCTCCGGGTATGAAGGGAGGTCGAGGTGACGATGGTCCTCCAGGATCGATTGGACCGGCTGGACCACCAGGAGAGCCGGGTCGTCGTGGCCCACGTGGTGCTGAGGGTGGTCCTGGAGCTCCAGGATCTCCTGGGCCGCAGGGAATTGCCGGTGAACCCGGTACACAAGGACCTCCTGGACCAATCGGACCCGAGGGCAAGGAGGGCGAGAAAGGATCGATCGGACCGAAGGGTGAGGAAGGAAAGTCTGGACCACCGGGTCCTCCAGGCAAACGAGGGCAGCCAGGCTTGGAAGGACCGAAGGGAGTTGCTGGTCCACCAGGATTCCCGGGTAATCCGGGTGAGCCGGGACTTGTGGGACCGAAAGGCGATGTAGGAAAGGACGGAGACGACGGAAAGCAAGGTGAACCAGGATTGCCTGGTGAGCCAGGACCACCAGGACCTGCCGGAGAAATTGGACCCCCAGGAAAACTGGGACCCGAAGGACCTGCAGGACTGCAAGGAACGACTGGATTGGCGGGCGAAAAGGGCGACCGTGGATTGCCAGGTCCTCAAGGAAATCAGGGACTCACCGGCCCTCAAGGAATGCCTGGACCGCAAGGTCCTCCAGGTCTACGAGGTTCTCCAGGACCATCG GGCGAAATTGGTCCCGTAGGTAAACCGGGCGAAAGTGGAGCACCGGGCAAGGCGGGCGAAGTCGGCACCAAGGGCCCGAAAGGTGATCGCGGGCGCCGTGGCCTGAAAGGACATCGCGGTGAGCTTGGACTTGTTGGGCTGAAGGGTGACGCCGGCGAGAAGGGTGACAAGGGCGTCCGTGGACTGCCCGGTCCGGAAGGCTCCAAGGGCGAACCGGGCCCGGTGGGACCGCTGGGGCTGAAAGGTAACGATGGACCACAGGGACCGCCTGGAAACGATGGTCCGCTGGGTCCGAAAGGCACGGAAGGTGTGGCAGGGCTACGGGGTGAGCCAGGACCTCCGGGACCACCGGGACCGCCCGGACCGCCAGCCGATGCACCACTTATCCCACCGGAGCTGCTGTTCCGCATGAACGAGTTCACCATGACCAAGGGCGAAGATCGACAGAAACGTGAGGCTGGCGATGGGGCGGCAACGGAGCTggacgacgagctgctcgaggtGGACGACTTCGACGAGGAGATACTGAAGGTGGAACCGCGCAAGaagagcaaaaagaagaagacaaaatcGAAGGCGTCGGATTTGGGACCGAAGTTCCTGGACATGTACAGCTCGATCTACTCAATGCGCCAGGAGCTGGATCGGATACGGAAACCGGTCGGTACGCGGGAGAATCCGGCCCGTACGTGTCGCGATCTGCACCATGGACATCCTCAGTTTAAGGATG GCTGGTACTGGATCGATCCCAATCTCGGCATGGGAGATGACGCGGTGTACGTGTTCTGTAACATGACGGCGGCAGGCGAAACTTGCGTCTTCCCGGACATTCACAGCTCGCAGATGCCGACAATACCGTGGCGCAAGGAGAACGACAAAACCGACTGGTACTCGAACCTGCGCGGAGGTTTCAGG ATATCGTACGAAACGGTTGGGACCGTGCAGATGACCTTCCTGCGGCTGCTTTCCCAGGAAGCGTACCAGAACTTTACGTACGCCTGCATGAACAGTGTCGCGTGGTACAGCACGAAAGATGAAAGCTACGACAATGCGATACGGTTTTTGGGCGAGAATGAGATCGACATTGGGTATGACAATTCGAAGATCAAACCTACCGTCTTGGTGGACGGCTGCAAGACGGGCCGGAGCAAGAGCGAGACGGTGTTCGAGGTACGCACGCCTAAACTGCAGTATCTGCCCATTATCGACTTCTACCCCGTTGACTACGGACTGCCGCAGCAAGCGTTCGGTTTCCAGGTGGGGCCAGTTTGCTTTAAATGA
- the LOC121602232 gene encoding LOW QUALITY PROTEIN: uncharacterized protein LOC121602232 (The sequence of the model RefSeq protein was modified relative to this genomic sequence to represent the inferred CDS: inserted 1 base in 1 codon) — GRGEKHTVRWGQKFEFPCKMTSNASTGVLDPCTVRISVRKEIKGGRSYQKLGFTDLNLAEFAGSGLTPRKYLLEGYDARHRQDNSMLNVSIRMHMIQGDILFKVPSPSPKSKTALPQDNMALGLQPTDPAMATVGPVVTPVVTRVSTKDDPSAGSVAPGFDSLPKKKPPTQVLPTTIEHQQSFDLDPQSFIITDSGISESSEPPSSLLDFQSNLSLVASLPVSVGAPQQTGSAALPGSQVVPPVGTVPGAIELGHSRNSSNTSQMSKGSGYSSFSHSQHSRQSSEGDSGHQRYRPATATVYQGKPGTLLTVTGSKTITTTNTITTSSSSTAQSSLANGGRFVTLANKKLLASGLSSSTSAGSNGRLNPTKQQMMTANRLLMKLRIPQSPNSDSGDEVFVTPDVTVLSEDEGGASDDRTESGVEEFGTPTSEIPLSKLVKIKSMNNLAVPKGAMFSDEEEVGEAPDEDHHHLTPGLNLSRMKSLGNLSAYEREFGHTPVDLLQSKRDFETRRFSFAKMRSLTDLTGGDESDDVLVRRRRQLKAEEKSSSDESNAPSSCQLSPLGGGGGGGASVELANRFLPFQMRSSFHSGVYRKRSGIGYTRYIGIDDDPAAAGGGTAASATLGPSNLTKINSLSTIPTVLAAERVNHVPFLTPNIGRKRFASASTYNATRASATSSPDETKPKTTSPTSSVAKVIARSSIRSNSNNPFERNFRKSAPIGGIVVGQPDPATDRCTGGLLTSSSSVGSVQQLQQVGGFFRQSDSNFYNIVRNYPIGKSSSANLESLKHRSSYNNFPLSLKPQPQQQQPPLQKSSKGGVLTAKGAVEPAKGIAAVPLVGVKAVAVTNHQPTAAATTATAGNRVYHRITSRPSFPSFFCLLCCAVVLCIVLLFLSASIMHTVSMTCVYVCLWFLPSGIRSREMGIQYRNEHAYVQKQHAIYPLYCVSRVSNKASPSGNKARRGFRSVVRVVLKFIIKGQSNQSTNDCHNATVLKNPSSGSIPMSEXGSLDRMKSAAERRKKGAGHDGDSGMAPTLSGRVEDTRVNTGLIIDELLKNTKLDHLEDAENPTGLALYISSDGTTMVGSHEVHSRMPAGAFKQVVMETPR; from the exons GGAAGAGGTGAAAAACACACAGTGCGGTGGGGTCAAAAGTTCGAGTTTCCCTGCAAAATGACGTCGAACGCGTCGACCGGCGTGCTGGACCCGTGCACCGTGCGGATATCGGTGCGGAAAGAGATCAAGGGCGGCCGGAGCTACCAG AAACTCGGCTTCACGGATCTGAACCTGGCCGAGTTTGCCGGCTCGGGCCTGACGCCGCGCAAGTATCTGCTCGAGGGGTATGACGCACGGCACCGGCAGGACAACTCCATGCTGAACGTGTCGATACGCATGCACATGATTCAGGGTGATATTTTGTTCAAAGT TCCTTCCCCGAGCCCGAAGTCGAAGACTGCCCTGCCCCAGGACAACATGGCGCTCGGGCTACAGCCCACCGATCCGGCGATGGCGACGGTCGGTCCCGTCGTTACGCCCGTCGTGACGCGCGTTTCTACCAAAGACGATCCGTCGGCCGGCTCCGTCGCGCCCGGGTTCGATTCGCTGCCGAAGAAGAAACCCCCCACACAGGTCCTGCCGACGACGATAG agcACCAGCAATCGTTCGACCTGGACCCGCAGTCGTTCATCATTACCGACTCCGGTATCTCTGAATCTTCCGAACCGCCATCGTCCCTGCTGGACTTTCAGTCGAATCTGTCCCTCGTTGCATCGCTGCCGGTCAGTGTCGGTGCACCGCAGCAGACGGGCAGTGCCGCCCTGCCCGGCAGCCAGGTGGTACCGCCCGTCGGTACCGTGCCCGGTGCGATCGAATTAGGTCACTCGCGCAACTCGAGCAATACTAGTCAA ATGTCCAAAGGTTCCGGCTACagcagcttctcccacagtcAACACTCGAGGCAAAGCTCCGAGGGAGATTCCGGCCACCAGAG GTACCGTCCGGCGACGGCAACGGTTTACCAGGGCAAACCGGGCACGCTGCTGACGGTCACCGGCTCcaaaaccatcaccaccaccaacaccatcacCACGTCTAGTAGTAGTACCGCACAGTCTTCCTTAGCTAACGGGGGCCGTTTCGTAACGCTCGCTAATAAGAAACTTCTCGCCAGCGgtctcagcagcagcacgagcgCCGGCAGCAACGGCCGGCTCAACCCGACCAAGCAGCAGATGATGACGGCGAACCGGCTGCTGATGAAGCTGCGCATACCGCAGAGCCCGAACTCGGACTCGGGCGACGAGGTGTTTGTCACGCCGGACGTGACGGTGCTGTCGGAGGACGAGGGCGGCGCCAGCGACGATCGGACCGAGTCGGGCGTGGAGGAGTTCGGCACACCGACGTCCGAGATCCCGCTGTCGAAGCTGGTCAAGATCAAGAGCATGAACAATCTGGCCGTACCGAAGGGGGCCATGTTTTCcgacgaggaggaggtggGCGA GGCGCCGGACGAGGATCACCACCATCTGACGCCGGGGCTGAACCTGAGCCGCATGAAATCGCTCGGCAATCTGTCGGCGTACGAGCGCGAGTTTGGCCACACGCCGGTCGATCTGCTGCAGTCGAAGCGCGACTTTGAGACGCGCCGGTTCAGCTTCGCCAAGATGCGCTCGCTCACCGATCTGACCGGGGGCGACGAATCGGacgatgtgttggtgcggcGCCGCCGCCAGCTCAAGGCGGAGGAGAAAAGCTCCTCGGATGAGTCAAACGCGCCGTCCTCGTGCCAGCTATCGCCGCtcggtggaggtggtggcggcggcgccAGTGTCGAGCTGGCCAATCGGTTTCTGCCCTTCCAGATGCGCAGCTCCTTCCACAGCGGTGTGTATCGGAAGCGGTCCGGCATCGGGTACACACGGTACATTGGCATTGATGATGATCCGGCGGCGGCCGGTGGTGGGACCGCTGCATCAGCAACGCTCGGTCCGAGCAATTTAACAAAGATCAACTCGCTCAGCACGATCCCGACCGTACTGGCAGCGGAGCGCGTGAACCATGTGCCCTTCCTGACGCCCAACATTGGCCGGAAGCGGTTTGCGTCCGCCTCGACCTACAACGCAACCCGTGCCAGCGCCACGAGCAGTCCGGACGAGA CGAAACCGAAAACGACCTCACCAACCAGCTCGGTGGCGAAAGTGATCGCCCGCAGCTCGATAcggagcaacagcaacaatccGTTCGAGCGTAACTTCCGCAAGAGTGCCCCGATCGGTGGGATCGTGGTCGGGCAGCCCGACCCAGCGACCGACCGATGTACCGGGGGGCTGCTGACCAGCTCCAGCTCGGTCGGCTCCgtccagcagctgcagcaggtcGGCGGGTTCTTCCGCCAGTCCGACAGCAACTTCTACAACATCGTGCGCAACTACCCGATCGGCAAGTCTTCCTCCGCCAATCTAGAGTCACTGAAACATCGCTCTTCCTACAACAACTTCCCGCTGAGCTTGAAACCTcagccgcaacagcagcagccgccgctcCAGAAGTCATCCAAGGGCGGTGTGCTGACCGCTAAGGGGGCCGTCGAGCCGGCGAAGGGCATTGCCGCCGTACCGCTGGTCGGTGTGAAGGCGGTGGCGGTGACGAATCATCAACCCACAGCAGCGGCAACGACGGCAACGGCGGGCAATCGTGTCTACCATAG GATCACATCGCGTCCGTCATTTCCTTCATTCTtctgtttgttgtgttgtgctgttgtgttgtgtattgTGTTGCTGTTCCTCAGCGCAAGTATAATGCACACTGTAAGTATgacgtgtgtgtacgtgtgtctgTGGTTTCTCCCCTCCGGGATCAGGAGTAGGGAAATGGGGATACAGTATCGTAACGAGCATGCATatgtacaaaaacaacacgccATTTA TCCTTTGTACTGTGTCTCCCGAGTGAGCAACAAGGCGTCTCCATCCGGCAACAAGGCGCGGCGGGG ATTCCGCTCAGTAGTGCGGGTAGTACTTAAGTTTATCATAAAGGGACAGTCGAATCAATCGACAAACGATTGCCATAA TGCGACGGTGTTAAA AAATCCCAGCTCCGGCTCGATCCCGATGAGCG ACGGTTCACTCGATCGCATGAAGTCGGCGGCGGAGCGAAGGAAAAAGGGCGCGGGCCACGACGGGGACAGCGGAATGGCACCGACGCTGTCCGGGCGCGTGGAGGACACGCGCGTCAACACCGGGCTCATCATAGACGAGCTGCTGAAAAACACCAAACTGGACCATTTAGAAGATGCCGAAA ATCCCACCGGACTAGCACTGTACATTAGCAGCGACGGTACGACGATGGTCGGCAGCCACGAGGTGCATTCGCGCATGCCGGCCGGAGCATTTAAGCAGGTTGTCATGGAAACGCCCAGATAG